Proteins encoded in a region of the Flavobacterium sp. MDT1-60 genome:
- a CDS encoding YMGG-like glycine zipper-containing protein: protein MKALYVLFAVLSIVSCQNQGKEDINKAKQASIDSMKVEINKQRVIDSMKTEMANLEAEKAKAQEQKVVVVHQQDGTATTTTTTKKKGWSSTAKGAVIGAGVGAATGAIISKKKGEGAIIGGLAGAGVGAGTGAIIDGSKKKE, encoded by the coding sequence ATGAAAGCCTTATATGTATTATTTGCCGTATTATCTATTGTTTCTTGTCAAAACCAAGGAAAAGAAGATATCAATAAAGCAAAACAAGCCAGCATTGATTCAATGAAAGTTGAAATTAATAAACAGCGCGTTATTGATTCCATGAAAACTGAAATGGCAAATTTAGAAGCAGAAAAAGCAAAAGCACAAGAGCAAAAAGTTGTAGTTGTTCATCAACAAGACGGAACTGCAACAACGACAACAACAACTAAAAAGAAAGGTTGGAGTTCTACCGCTAAGGGTGCTGTAATTGGTGCCGGAGTTGGTGCTGCAACAGGAGCGATAATCAGTAAGAAAAAAGGTGAAGGTGCTATTATTGGTGGTTTGGCCGGAGCCGGAGTTGGTGCCGGAACGGGTGCTATAATTGATGGCAGTAAAAAGAAAGAATAA
- a CDS encoding DUF3857 domain-containing protein: protein MGLRLMVVSALLVLGASKVNAQNYELGKVTIAELQEKSNAKDTAAPAAILFKKGRTFFTYTEGKGLVINNVYEFRIKIYKKEGLKWANQEVSYYVGYENLNDDTVNFSNAATYNLENGEIVKTKLNSEGSFKNKINNYWNKATITLPNVKVGSIIEFKYVLKSENIVKLPDFDFQYTIPVSYFEYKTEIPEFFIYKSLLIGNLKIETKAELVLSSQVFARGYKQINSFYTSKDIPALNEERFVDNINNYKGSIQNELEKERYPDKPGIDYTKTWEGVATSIYKNKDFGGELKQKDYFLEDIKEILQKTDSKKERLNLIFQFVQNRMNWTGKRGYFVDKGVKKAYEEKSGNVAEINFILISMLKAAGIDVNPVLASTVENGVPVFPNRTVFNYVIGAAEIEGQKILMDASNKFTTPNILPLNLLNWKGRLIKEDGSSQEIDMIPKIASKENYTITASINPDLGEIDGRLRIKKTDYDAFRFREINSNSNENSYLEKLENDLGKIEIEDYKIENKIGDLSKPVQEEFNFKARHSYDIIGGKIFLRPILFFTDVINPFKQEKRQMPIYFGYPSQETYNVFLDIPDGFVVESLPKPMRIVTENRDASYTMNMISEENKVHIQVVKEINKYIFATDDYDMLKEFFQNIIVSQNEKIVLKRI, encoded by the coding sequence ATGGGATTACGTTTAATGGTTGTCTCCGCTTTATTGGTTTTGGGGGCTTCAAAAGTCAATGCTCAAAATTATGAGTTGGGGAAAGTTACAATTGCTGAATTACAAGAAAAATCGAATGCAAAAGATACAGCGGCTCCGGCCGCTATTTTATTTAAAAAAGGAAGAACCTTTTTTACCTATACTGAAGGAAAAGGACTTGTTATTAATAATGTCTATGAATTCAGGATTAAAATTTATAAAAAAGAAGGATTAAAATGGGCAAATCAGGAAGTTTCTTATTATGTAGGATATGAGAATCTGAATGATGATACTGTGAATTTTTCTAACGCAGCAACATACAATCTTGAAAATGGAGAAATTGTAAAAACGAAACTGAATAGTGAGGGAAGTTTCAAAAATAAAATAAACAATTATTGGAACAAGGCGACTATCACCTTACCAAATGTTAAAGTAGGTTCTATTATAGAATTTAAGTATGTCTTGAAATCAGAAAATATAGTGAAGCTACCTGATTTTGATTTTCAATATACTATTCCGGTCAGTTATTTCGAGTATAAAACAGAGATTCCCGAGTTTTTTATTTATAAATCTTTGCTTATCGGAAATTTAAAAATAGAAACAAAAGCAGAATTAGTTTTAAGTAGTCAGGTCTTTGCAAGAGGTTATAAACAGATTAATAGTTTTTATACTTCAAAAGATATTCCGGCACTTAATGAGGAAAGATTTGTTGATAATATAAATAATTATAAAGGGTCAATTCAAAACGAATTAGAAAAAGAAAGATATCCTGATAAGCCAGGTATTGATTATACAAAAACATGGGAAGGCGTAGCTACTTCAATCTATAAGAATAAGGATTTTGGAGGAGAACTTAAACAAAAAGATTATTTTTTAGAAGATATAAAAGAGATCTTGCAGAAAACAGATTCTAAAAAAGAACGGTTAAACTTGATTTTTCAGTTTGTTCAAAATAGAATGAACTGGACGGGAAAAAGGGGGTACTTTGTAGATAAAGGTGTAAAAAAAGCCTATGAAGAAAAGTCAGGAAATGTTGCTGAAATAAATTTTATTTTGATTTCGATGCTTAAAGCAGCCGGAATCGACGTAAATCCTGTTTTAGCGAGTACAGTTGAAAATGGTGTTCCGGTATTTCCAAATAGAACTGTTTTTAATTATGTCATTGGTGCTGCCGAAATTGAGGGACAGAAAATTTTGATGGATGCTTCAAATAAGTTTACAACGCCTAATATTTTGCCATTAAATCTTTTAAACTGGAAAGGCAGGCTTATCAAAGAAGATGGTTCTTCTCAAGAAATTGATATGATTCCTAAAATAGCTTCAAAAGAAAATTATACAATAACAGCAAGTATAAATCCTGATCTTGGTGAGATTGACGGAAGGTTGCGAATCAAGAAAACAGATTATGATGCTTTTCGTTTTAGAGAAATAAATTCAAATAGTAATGAGAATTCTTATCTCGAAAAATTAGAGAATGATTTAGGAAAAATTGAAATCGAAGACTATAAGATCGAGAATAAAATCGGAGATTTATCAAAACCAGTTCAGGAAGAATTTAATTTTAAGGCCAGACACTCTTATGATATTATTGGTGGGAAAATATTTTTAAGACCAATACTTTTTTTTACTGATGTCATTAATCCGTTTAAGCAAGAAAAAAGACAAATGCCTATTTATTTTGGGTATCCAAGTCAGGAGACTTATAACGTATTTTTAGATATTCCAGATGGTTTTGTTGTTGAATCGCTTCCAAAGCCAATGCGAATTGTAACAGAAAACAGAGATGCATCTTATACAATGAATATGATTTCTGAAGAAAACAAAGTCCATATTCAGGTTGTTAAGGAAATAAACAAATATATTTTTGCTACGGATGATTATGATATGCTCAAAGAGTTTTTTCAAAATATAATTGTGAGTCAAAATGAAAAAATAGTTTTAAAAAGAATCTAA
- the queA gene encoding tRNA preQ1(34) S-adenosylmethionine ribosyltransferase-isomerase QueA, with protein sequence MKLSHFQFNLPKELLAEFPAENRDESRLMVIDRQKQTIEHKMFKDVINYFDDGDVLILNNTKVFPARLYGNKEKTGARIEVFLLRELNSEQRLWDVLVDPARKIRIGNKLYFGDDDSLVAEVIDNTTSRGRTLRFLYDGSYEEFRNKLTELGETPIPKYINREVTAEDAERYQTIYAKEEGAVAAPTAGLHFSKHLLKKLEIKGINFAEVTLHVGLGTFNPVEVEDLSKHKMDSEELIIKQEACDIVNEAKTKKKRICAVGTTSMRAIESSVSSQNTLNPYEGWTNKFIFPPHDFSIANCMITNFHTPKSTLLMMISAFCGHDLMKRAYEEAIKEGYKFYSYGDAMLII encoded by the coding sequence ATGAAATTATCACATTTTCAATTTAATTTACCAAAAGAACTTTTAGCAGAATTTCCAGCAGAAAACAGAGATGAGTCTCGTTTAATGGTAATCGATCGTCAAAAACAAACTATAGAACATAAAATGTTTAAAGATGTTATCAATTATTTTGATGACGGAGACGTTTTAATTCTTAACAATACAAAAGTTTTTCCTGCTCGTTTGTATGGAAACAAAGAAAAAACAGGAGCAAGAATCGAGGTTTTCTTATTAAGAGAATTAAATTCTGAGCAACGTCTTTGGGACGTTTTGGTTGATCCGGCCAGAAAAATCCGTATCGGAAACAAACTTTATTTTGGTGATGACGATTCGTTAGTTGCTGAGGTAATTGACAATACAACTTCTCGTGGTAGAACTTTACGTTTTTTATATGACGGTTCTTACGAAGAATTCAGAAACAAATTGACAGAACTTGGAGAAACTCCAATTCCTAAATACATCAACAGAGAAGTAACTGCTGAAGATGCTGAAAGATACCAAACTATTTATGCAAAAGAAGAAGGAGCTGTAGCTGCACCAACTGCAGGTTTACACTTCTCAAAACACCTTTTGAAAAAATTAGAAATCAAAGGAATAAACTTTGCTGAGGTTACACTTCACGTTGGTTTAGGAACTTTTAATCCGGTTGAGGTTGAAGATTTATCTAAACACAAAATGGATTCTGAGGAACTGATCATCAAACAAGAAGCTTGTGATATTGTAAACGAAGCAAAAACGAAGAAAAAACGTATCTGTGCTGTTGGAACGACTTCAATGCGTGCTATTGAAAGTTCAGTTTCATCTCAAAATACTTTAAATCCTTACGAAGGTTGGACAAATAAATTCATTTTTCCACCTCACGATTTTAGTATTGCAAACTGTATGATTACAAATTTCCACACACCAAAATCAACATTATTAATGATGATTTCTGCTTTCTGTGGACATGATTTAATGAAAAGAGCATACGAAGAGGCAATTAAAGAAGGATACAAATTCTATTCTTACGGAGATGCAATGTTGATTATCTAA
- the kynU gene encoding kynureninase, protein MTFQNTREFARELDSQDTLNHYQEQFIFPKVNDKRVIYFTGNSLGLQPKRTKAYIDEVMNDWAKLAVEGHFYAQKPWWDYQERFAEPLSKIVGALPSEVTVMNTLTVNLHLLMVSFYQPKGKRYKIICEEKAFPSDQYMFQSQVHFHGYKPEDAIVEIKRRDGEHNIRLEDVLAKIDEVGDELALVLIGGVNYYTGQVFDIKTITAAGQKAGAKVGWDLAHAAGNIKLELHDWNVDFAAWCSYKYMNSGPGNASGCFVHEKHHNDPDLPRFAGWWGHNKERRFKMEPTFDPVHGAGGWQISNLPVLSLAPYLASVEMFAEVGMDALIAKRDHITSYLEFILHEIDKEVKGNFEIITPLNPLERASQLSVFLHGEGRSLFDYLMKNGVITDWREPNVIRLAPVPLYCSYEDMYDFGQILKKGILEK, encoded by the coding sequence ATGACTTTTCAAAATACACGCGAATTCGCACGAGAGCTTGATTCGCAAGACACTTTAAATCACTATCAGGAGCAGTTTATTTTTCCGAAAGTGAATGACAAACGCGTAATTTATTTCACAGGAAATTCCTTAGGATTACAACCAAAACGCACCAAAGCTTATATTGACGAAGTAATGAACGACTGGGCCAAATTGGCTGTTGAAGGTCATTTTTATGCACAAAAACCGTGGTGGGATTATCAGGAAAGATTTGCAGAACCATTGAGTAAAATTGTAGGGGCTTTGCCTTCAGAAGTTACGGTAATGAACACTTTGACTGTAAATCTTCATTTACTGATGGTTTCTTTTTATCAGCCAAAAGGCAAACGTTACAAAATTATCTGCGAAGAAAAAGCTTTTCCTTCAGATCAATATATGTTTCAGAGTCAGGTTCATTTTCATGGATATAAACCAGAAGATGCGATCGTAGAAATTAAACGTCGTGACGGTGAACACAATATTCGCTTAGAAGATGTCTTAGCAAAAATTGATGAAGTTGGTGATGAACTAGCTTTGGTTTTAATTGGAGGAGTAAACTATTATACCGGACAGGTTTTCGATATCAAAACCATCACAGCAGCTGGCCAAAAAGCGGGTGCAAAAGTTGGTTGGGATTTAGCACATGCCGCCGGAAATATAAAATTAGAACTTCACGATTGGAATGTCGACTTTGCTGCCTGGTGCAGTTATAAATACATGAATTCAGGTCCTGGAAATGCTTCAGGCTGTTTTGTTCACGAAAAACATCATAATGATCCTGATTTGCCAAGATTTGCTGGTTGGTGGGGCCATAACAAAGAACGCCGTTTTAAAATGGAACCAACTTTCGATCCTGTTCATGGAGCAGGAGGATGGCAAATTAGTAATTTACCGGTACTTTCTTTAGCACCTTATTTAGCATCAGTAGAAATGTTCGCTGAGGTTGGAATGGATGCCTTAATTGCAAAAAGAGATCATATCACGTCTTATTTAGAATTCATTTTGCATGAAATTGATAAAGAAGTTAAAGGTAATTTCGAAATTATTACACCCTTAAATCCTTTGGAAAGAGCGTCTCAATTATCTGTTTTTTTACATGGAGAAGGAAGAAGTTTATTTGATTATTTAATGAAAAACGGCGTGATTACCGACTGGCGTGAACCGAATGTAATTCGTTTAGCTCCGGTTCCGCTATATTGTTCATATGAAGATATGTACGATTTTGGACAAATTCTGAAAAAAGGAATTTTAGAGAAATAG
- a CDS encoding DUF3857 domain-containing protein, producing MKFQSLIIIFVFFCISKINAQNYELGKVTVAQLQEKVHPKDTTAPAAIIFKKGRTFFTYNNTNGFSANHVYEFKIKIYKKEGLAWADQKVRFYIGYEKLNEDRLEFSQGVTYNLENGSIVKTKLDNQGTFKKKINKYWNEKTITLPNVKVGSIIEYKYILKTENIVKLPDFDFQYEIPVDYFEYKTEIPEFYIYKTILVGRTPVTSDSKIVAGSQSFENEHNQTSTLYFRQVNSLFSGKDISPLILEPYVNNIDNYKGSIQHELERIRYPEQPVKDFTMTWEGVASTIFKDENFGKELSQNDFLLEDVKKLLGNVESLNERLNIIFKFVQNKMNWNEENGYYTDIGVRKAYTNQTGNVAEINFILINMLKLASVEVSPVLVSTIDNGIPVYPTRTGFNYVIAAAEIDGKQILLDASHKFTSPNILPLNVLNWKGRLIEKDGTSKEIDLYPVSVSKEFSNTVAKLDASGKIEGKVRVQRTDYDAYTFRVENADKNQENYLEKYEEQLGDLKISDYAIENKKTNFSNPIIETFSFSSDNQSEIIGGKIFINPLLFFTRTKNPFTQEKRQMGIYFGYPTQEKFNLNLDIPEGYVVESIPTPVRISTEDKAITYIFNISNVGNKIQISCIKEINNSIFAADEYTGLKDIFQKILASQNEKIVLKKI from the coding sequence ATGAAGTTTCAAAGCTTAATAATAATTTTTGTTTTTTTCTGTATTTCAAAAATTAATGCCCAAAATTATGAATTAGGGAAAGTGACTGTAGCGCAATTACAGGAAAAAGTGCATCCGAAAGACACTACTGCACCTGCGGCAATCATTTTTAAGAAAGGAAGAACTTTTTTTACTTACAATAATACTAATGGTTTTTCTGCGAATCATGTTTATGAATTTAAAATTAAAATTTATAAAAAAGAAGGACTTGCCTGGGCAGATCAAAAAGTCCGATTTTATATTGGTTATGAAAAACTAAATGAAGATCGATTGGAGTTTTCACAAGGTGTTACTTATAATTTGGAAAATGGTTCAATTGTCAAGACAAAATTGGACAATCAGGGAACTTTTAAGAAGAAAATAAATAAATATTGGAATGAGAAAACCATAACATTACCAAATGTAAAAGTAGGGTCGATTATTGAATATAAATATATCTTAAAAACAGAGAATATTGTAAAACTTCCGGATTTTGATTTTCAATATGAAATTCCTGTTGATTATTTTGAATATAAAACCGAGATTCCTGAATTCTACATCTACAAGACGATTTTAGTCGGAAGGACACCTGTAACATCAGATTCTAAAATTGTTGCAGGAAGCCAGAGTTTTGAGAATGAGCACAACCAAACGAGCACACTTTACTTCAGACAAGTTAATTCTCTATTTAGCGGAAAAGATATTTCTCCATTAATATTAGAGCCTTACGTAAATAATATTGATAATTATAAAGGAAGCATTCAACACGAGCTTGAACGCATACGTTATCCAGAGCAGCCTGTAAAAGATTTTACAATGACTTGGGAAGGAGTTGCCTCAACTATTTTTAAGGACGAAAATTTTGGAAAAGAACTCAGTCAAAATGATTTTTTGCTGGAAGATGTCAAAAAATTATTAGGGAATGTTGAATCGCTTAATGAGAGATTAAATATCATTTTTAAATTCGTTCAGAATAAAATGAACTGGAATGAAGAGAATGGTTATTATACTGATATAGGAGTTAGAAAAGCGTATACAAATCAAACTGGAAATGTAGCCGAAATCAATTTTATATTGATTAATATGCTGAAATTGGCCAGTGTAGAAGTAAGTCCGGTTTTGGTCAGTACAATTGATAATGGAATTCCTGTATATCCTACAAGAACTGGTTTTAATTACGTTATTGCTGCTGCCGAAATTGATGGAAAACAAATCCTGCTAGATGCTTCTCATAAATTTACTTCGCCAAATATTTTGCCTTTAAACGTGTTGAATTGGAAGGGAAGACTGATTGAGAAAGATGGGACATCAAAAGAAATTGATTTATATCCGGTTTCAGTATCTAAAGAATTTTCAAATACAGTAGCCAAATTAGATGCTTCGGGTAAAATAGAAGGAAAGGTTAGAGTGCAAAGAACAGATTATGATGCTTATACTTTCAGAGTTGAAAATGCAGATAAAAATCAGGAAAACTATCTTGAAAAGTACGAAGAGCAATTAGGCGATTTGAAGATATCAGATTATGCAATTGAAAACAAGAAAACGAATTTTTCAAATCCGATTATAGAGACTTTTTCTTTTAGTTCAGATAATCAATCGGAGATTATTGGTGGTAAAATATTCATTAATCCGTTATTGTTTTTTACCAGAACAAAAAATCCTTTTACGCAGGAAAAAAGACAAATGGGAATTTATTTTGGATATCCAACACAGGAAAAGTTCAATTTAAATTTAGATATTCCAGAAGGATATGTTGTAGAGTCAATACCAACTCCTGTTCGAATCTCTACTGAAGATAAAGCGATAACTTATATTTTTAATATTTCTAACGTAGGGAATAAAATTCAAATTAGTTGTATAAAAGAGATTAACAATAGTATTTTTGCAGCAGATGAGTATACTGGATTGAAAGATATTTTTCAGAAAATTCTTGCCAGTCAAAATGAAAAAATTGTTCTTAAAAAAATATAA
- a CDS encoding nucleotide pyrophosphohydrolase — protein MDLKNAQLDVDTWIKEHGVRYFNELTNMAQLTEEVGEVARIIARRYGEQSEKESDKNKDLGEELADVVFVVLCLANQTGIDLQAAFDKKMDLKSVRDKDRHKNNDKLK, from the coding sequence ATGGATTTGAAAAATGCCCAACTTGATGTTGATACCTGGATAAAAGAACACGGAGTTCGCTATTTTAACGAATTAACCAATATGGCACAACTTACTGAAGAAGTAGGTGAAGTAGCCCGAATTATCGCGCGCCGCTATGGTGAACAATCTGAGAAAGAAAGCGATAAAAACAAAGATTTAGGCGAAGAATTGGCTGATGTTGTTTTTGTAGTTTTATGCCTCGCGAATCAGACCGGAATAGATCTGCAAGCCGCTTTTGATAAAAAAATGGATTTGAAATCGGTTAGAGATAAGGATCGTCATAAAAACAACGATAAATTAAAATAA
- a CDS encoding 3-phosphoshikimate 1-carboxyvinyltransferase — translation MNLLLQTTQHNLQGQIAVTGSKSETNRLLLLKALFPNITLANTSNSDDSEVMQKALVGNDEIVDIHHAGTAMRFLTAYFAVNEGRDVVMTGSGRMQERPIKILVEALAQLGVEISYEKEVGYPPIKIKGKKVTASKVTLAANVSSQYISALLLVASKLENGLELTLEGEITSIPYIKMTLALLNDLDIQTSFEGNVIKVYPKETVASKEMVVESDWSSASYFFSLVALADTASITLTSYKENSLQGDSELVSFYEKLGVKTTFQNNKMTLVKQENFKYETINFELNNTPDIAQTIVVTCLGLGIGCHLTGLHTLKIKETDRLEALKIELTKLGATISVTNDSLTLTASENINHNVKIATYNDHRMAMAFAPLALKVPIIIEDAGVVSKSYPDFWNDLETLNLQISEL, via the coding sequence ATGAATTTACTACTTCAGACAACTCAACATAACTTACAAGGACAAATTGCAGTAACAGGATCAAAAAGCGAAACCAATCGTTTATTGTTGTTAAAAGCATTATTTCCAAATATTACACTTGCCAACACTTCAAACTCTGATGACAGTGAGGTAATGCAAAAAGCTTTGGTTGGGAATGATGAAATTGTAGATATTCATCACGCCGGAACAGCAATGCGCTTTTTAACAGCTTATTTTGCTGTGAACGAAGGCAGAGATGTAGTTATGACAGGTTCAGGCAGAATGCAGGAGCGTCCGATTAAAATTTTAGTGGAAGCTTTAGCACAATTAGGTGTTGAAATCTCATATGAAAAAGAAGTAGGTTATCCACCTATAAAAATCAAAGGAAAAAAAGTTACCGCTTCAAAAGTAACTTTGGCAGCGAATGTTAGCAGCCAATATATTTCGGCACTTTTATTAGTAGCTTCAAAATTAGAAAATGGTTTAGAGTTGACTTTAGAAGGAGAAATTACTTCAATTCCTTATATCAAAATGACTTTAGCGTTGCTGAATGATTTAGATATTCAAACTAGTTTTGAAGGAAATGTCATTAAAGTTTATCCTAAAGAAACTGTTGCTTCAAAAGAAATGGTTGTAGAATCTGACTGGAGCTCGGCATCTTACTTTTTTAGTTTAGTGGCTTTGGCTGATACGGCTTCAATAACATTAACCAGTTATAAAGAAAATAGCTTACAAGGAGATTCTGAATTGGTTTCATTTTATGAGAAATTAGGAGTGAAAACAACGTTTCAAAATAATAAAATGACATTGGTAAAACAAGAGAATTTTAAATATGAAACCATAAATTTTGAATTAAACAATACACCGGATATTGCGCAAACAATCGTTGTGACATGTTTAGGTTTGGGAATCGGTTGCCATTTAACAGGTCTTCATACTTTAAAAATTAAAGAAACGGATCGATTGGAAGCATTAAAAATCGAGCTTACAAAATTGGGAGCTACTATTTCTGTTACAAATGATTCATTGACTTTAACAGCTTCAGAAAATATCAACCATAATGTAAAAATTGCGACATACAACGATCACCGTATGGCAATGGCATTTGCTCCATTAGCTCTGAAAGTTCCAATTATTATCGAAGATGCAGGAGTAGTTTCAAAATCATACCCGGATTTCTGGAATGATTTAGAGACACTAAACTTGCAAATTTCAGAATTGTAA